A genomic segment from Propioniciclava sp. MC1595 encodes:
- a CDS encoding CPBP family intramembrane glutamic endopeptidase, with translation MASEVDQVFDSWAGLPAAIGVSLSAFFLFGLMWTPVGLAVLVASIAYAWVVSKPLAQDLILIGIGLCAVATTSVKADISWPRFFAIGFALAAAVALPFLMDRFVYQREVIRFPWRGGRTWTNLQKSYLFLVPFLAWLILPFYFITSGAYENWPAIHEPSEYARFFVGVNAVGTWDELFFICTCFVLLRRHFPMWQANLLQAVIFVSFLWELGYQRWGPLLTFPFALLQGYIFTKTRSLTYVVIVHLLFDAIVFLAIVHAHDRSFFPFFLY, from the coding sequence ATGGCGTCCGAGGTCGACCAGGTCTTCGACTCCTGGGCCGGCCTGCCCGCCGCCATCGGCGTCTCGCTGAGCGCCTTCTTCCTCTTCGGGTTGATGTGGACGCCCGTCGGCCTGGCCGTGCTGGTGGCGTCCATCGCCTACGCGTGGGTCGTGAGCAAGCCGCTCGCGCAGGACCTGATCCTGATCGGCATCGGCCTGTGCGCGGTCGCGACCACCTCGGTGAAGGCCGACATCAGCTGGCCGCGCTTCTTCGCGATCGGGTTCGCCCTCGCCGCGGCTGTCGCGCTGCCCTTCCTCATGGACCGCTTCGTCTACCAGCGCGAGGTGATCCGGTTCCCGTGGCGGGGCGGACGGACGTGGACCAACCTGCAGAAGTCCTACCTGTTCCTGGTGCCGTTCCTCGCCTGGCTGATCCTGCCGTTCTACTTCATCACCTCGGGCGCCTACGAGAACTGGCCCGCCATCCACGAGCCCAGCGAGTACGCGCGCTTCTTCGTCGGCGTCAACGCCGTCGGCACGTGGGACGAGCTGTTCTTCATCTGCACCTGCTTCGTGCTGCTGCGCCGGCACTTCCCGATGTGGCAGGCCAACTTGCTGCAGGCGGTGATCTTCGTCTCGTTCCTGTGGGAGCTCGGCTACCAGCGCTGGGGGCCGCTCCTGACGTTCCCGTTCGCGCTGCTGCAGGGCTACATCTTCACCAAGACGCGGTCGCTCACCTACGTCGTGATCGTGCACCTGCTGTTCGACGCGATCGTGTTCCTCGCGATCGTGCACGCGCACGACCGCTCGTTCTTCCCGTTCTTCCTCTACTGA
- a CDS encoding glycine cleavage system protein R encodes MTTLVLTVIGDDRSGIVNTLAEVVASHDGNWERSSMSELAGAFAGIVVVTLPEGRAADFTAAVQALPDLTIVVHDVDAAEAEEPDSRITVELLGNDRPGLVRELTAVFAEHGLSIEEIETGSYEAPMAGGRLFEALLVVPVPKGTDADALRADLEKLAMELMVDITVGDLGDEN; translated from the coding sequence ATGACCACCCTCGTGCTCACCGTCATCGGTGATGACCGTTCCGGCATCGTCAACACGCTCGCCGAGGTCGTGGCGTCCCACGACGGCAACTGGGAGCGCAGCTCGATGTCCGAGCTGGCCGGCGCCTTCGCGGGCATCGTCGTCGTCACGCTCCCCGAGGGCCGGGCCGCCGACTTCACCGCGGCCGTCCAGGCGCTGCCCGACCTCACGATCGTCGTGCACGACGTGGACGCCGCGGAGGCCGAGGAGCCCGACTCCCGCATCACCGTCGAACTGCTCGGCAACGACCGGCCCGGGCTCGTCCGCGAGCTCACCGCCGTGTTCGCCGAGCACGGCCTGTCGATCGAGGAGATCGAGACCGGCTCCTACGAGGCCCCCATGGCCGGCGGACGCCTGTTCGAGGCGCTGCTCGTGGTCCCGGTCCCGAAGGGCACCGACGCGGACGCCCTCCGCGCCGACCTCGAGAAGCTCGCCATGGAGCTGATGGTGGACATCACCGTCGGCGACCTCGGCGACGAGAACTGA